The Drosophila gunungcola strain Sukarami unplaced genomic scaffold, Dgunungcola_SK_2 000078F, whole genome shotgun sequence genome has a window encoding:
- the LOC128264797 gene encoding nuclear envelope integral membrane protein, translating into MQWTVLCLLAVAVMCSSESPASSDTAFLTPGTSINVTENAYGSKTLRTYCYPGKRYSVLNLFETVEFVLTIASEDYAQYGGRTPEEVLEHYNEQQSLFSITLFSQKRQRLQLSPFDQQCIGISSRQPYIVVLNTIQLDLWRFVQFSLGLLTFWSARRLAKNSVFYYLAGVLLGICASLLVVIYLAAKLFPRRPMMYGVLIGGWTIGFYVLKQLADNLRLILLTYRDHVVWYLVVTGLISFLICYRIGPPKNPRSQNIIMWVLQAMGGVLVYFCSWHTSALVFLMVVAFVAHYFPRAWVRQAKIMYRRRFPPKRRLLTQEEYYQQSAEETSKSLAELRKFVNSPECKQWKVISNLRNPMRFATFANGAPHLDDEEIEDYSRAIEESMEAAPQEDPEEFLQCSMYYRPSGRFRLSSPSRHRVNIPLPHSQHRT; encoded by the exons CAGTGGACGGTACTTTGTCTGCTGGCAGTGGCCGTGATGTGCTCATCAGAGAGTCCGGCTTCCTCGGACACGGCTTTTCTGACGCCGGGCACGTCCATAAATGTCACGGAGAACGCCTACGGATCGAAGACACTGCGGACGTACTGCTATCCGGGCAAGCGCTACTCAGTTCTGAATCTCTTCGAGACGGTGGAATTCGTGCTGACGATCGCCAGCGAGGACTATGCCCAGTATGGGGGCAGGACGCCGGAGGAGGTACTGGAGCACTACAACGAGCAGCAATCGCTCTTCAGCATCACCCTGTTTTCCCAGAAGCGTCAGCGTCTCCAGCTCTCGCCATTTGACCAGCAATGCATCGGGATCTCCTCCCGACAACCGTACATTGTCGTTCTGAACACCATTCAGTTGGATCTGTGGCGATTTGTCCAGTTCTCACTGGGCCTCCTGACCTTCTGGAGCGCCCGGCGGCTGGCGAAGAACAGTGTGTTCTACTATCTGGCCGGGGTCCTCTTGGGCATCTGCGCCTCCCTGCTGGTGGTCATCTACCTGGCCGCCAAGCTCTTTCCGCGGCGACCCATGATGTACGGCGTCCTCATCGGCGGCTGGACTATTGGCTTCTATGTCCTCAAGCAGCTGGCGGACAACTTGCGACTGATCCTGCTCACCTACCGCGACCACGTCGTGTGGTATCTGGTGGTCACCGGACTGATTTCGTTCCTG ATTTGCTATCGAATTGGCCCGCCAAAGAATCCGCGCTCCCAAAATATCATCATGTGGGTGCTGCAGGCGATGGGCGGTGTCCTGGTGTACTTTTGCAGTTGGCACACGAGCGCCTTGGTCTTTCTAATGGTAGTGGCCTTCGTGGCCCACTACTTCCCCAGGGCGTGGGTTCGTCAAGCCAAGATCATGTACCGGCGCCGCTTTCCGCCGAAGAGGCGGCTTCTAACTCAGGAGGAGTACTACCAGCAGTCGGCGGAGGAGACCTCGAAGTCCCTAGCAGAGCTAAGGAAATTCGTCAACAGTCCGGAGTGCAAGCAATGGAAAGTGATCAGCAACCTGCGCAATCCCATGCGCTTTGCCACATTCGCCAATGGTGCACCGCATCTGGATGACGAGGAGATCGAGGACTACTCGCGAGCCATTGAGGAGTCCATGGAGGCGGCGCCGCAGGAGGATCCCGAGGAGTTTCTGCAGTGCAGCATGTACTATCGTCCGTCGGGAAGATTCCGTTTAAGTAGTCCTTCGCGACACCGGGTCAACATACCACTGCCGCATTCCCAGCATCGCACTTGA